From a single Bacillus gobiensis genomic region:
- a CDS encoding xylulokinase codes for MSWVSAFDIGTTSVKGILISKDGSIKGEKTYPLQTYYGVNGEIEQSPEEWRDGIIEICRYWMQNVKVEPEDIKAITFSGQMQDLIFASRLRVPRAILYSDTRAKSEAERINLEIHQLTEIANNPIDASSPFAKCLWMQSHQQEIYESCEAFLFSSKDYCIYELTNQLVTDPVTAATTGMMNLRKKEWQKEWLGKFEIPIAKMPDIRYPDQLAGHVTKRAAELTGFMEGTPVLSGSGDAGATTIGAGAVRENDSYLYLGTTGWAATVQKEFGESGDFMFTLSHVLPDCYISIAPLLNVGNVYLWAGKTFANGMDELEQLIAESPPGANGLFFLPYLNGERCPVNDPDAKGIFYGMTIHTKRADFARAIVEGLCYSYRQIMNLVMNDRRPASITVIGGGARSRVWCQITADVLGTEVHVPENSEYLPAVGAASNGFCYLGWVRNYEEFADRFIKADRTNVYSPLNQQIYHKGFETYEKLYPAFCLTHPPIS; via the coding sequence ATGTCGTGGGTTTCAGCCTTTGATATAGGGACCACTTCCGTAAAAGGAATTTTAATAAGTAAGGACGGAAGCATAAAGGGAGAAAAAACATATCCTCTTCAAACGTATTATGGAGTGAATGGAGAGATTGAACAGAGTCCGGAAGAATGGCGGGACGGAATCATAGAGATCTGCCGTTATTGGATGCAGAATGTAAAGGTTGAACCTGAAGACATTAAAGCTATTACATTTAGCGGCCAGATGCAGGATTTGATTTTTGCTTCGCGGCTTCGAGTTCCTCGTGCAATTCTTTATTCTGATACACGAGCGAAATCCGAAGCGGAGAGGATTAACCTTGAAATTCACCAGTTAACCGAGATTGCAAACAATCCGATTGATGCGTCTTCGCCATTTGCCAAATGCTTATGGATGCAGTCTCATCAGCAGGAAATTTACGAGAGCTGCGAAGCTTTTTTGTTTAGCAGTAAGGATTATTGCATTTATGAGCTGACGAATCAGCTGGTAACAGATCCTGTCACAGCTGCGACAACCGGGATGATGAATCTCAGAAAAAAAGAATGGCAAAAAGAGTGGCTTGGCAAATTTGAAATCCCGATCGCCAAAATGCCGGATATCCGCTATCCTGATCAATTAGCCGGTCACGTGACAAAGCGGGCCGCTGAGCTTACTGGATTTATGGAAGGGACGCCCGTCCTCTCAGGCAGTGGTGATGCTGGTGCTACGACAATCGGAGCAGGAGCCGTTAGAGAAAATGACAGCTATCTTTACCTTGGAACAACAGGGTGGGCAGCGACTGTACAAAAAGAATTTGGAGAATCAGGAGATTTTATGTTTACCCTGTCACATGTACTTCCCGATTGCTACATATCGATTGCCCCACTATTAAATGTCGGAAATGTATACCTATGGGCGGGGAAAACCTTCGCAAATGGAATGGATGAACTGGAACAATTGATTGCTGAATCACCACCGGGAGCTAACGGTCTGTTCTTTTTACCTTATTTAAATGGAGAAAGGTGTCCGGTTAATGATCCAGATGCAAAAGGGATCTTTTATGGGATGACGATACATACCAAAAGAGCTGATTTTGCACGAGCTATTGTCGAAGGTCTCTGCTATTCCTATCGCCAAATTATGAATCTCGTAATGAACGACAGACGTCCTGCCTCAATTACAGTAATTGGCGGCGGAGCTAGAAGTAGAGTGTGGTGCCAGATCACAGCCGACGTGCTCGGGACTGAGGTTCATGTTCCCGAAAATAGTGAATATCTTCCGGCTGTCGGTGCGGCTTCAAACGGATTTTGCTACCTCGGCTGGGTCAGGAATTATGAAGAATTTGCCGACAGGTTTATAAAGGCAGATCGCACCAATGTATACAGTCCTCTGAATCAACAGATCTATCATAAAGGGTTTGAGACTTATGAAAAGCTATATCCCGCTTTTTGTTTGACACATCCTCCGATCTCATAG
- a CDS encoding bifunctional transcriptional activator/DNA repair enzyme AdaA, which translates to MLTSDKKEFYEALLDKKTEYEGIFYVGVKTTGVFCRPTCPARKPKFENCEFFETAQQALLASFRPCKRCRPLSHPNHVSELVRTLVEAVEENPEKRWKDKDFQELSVDASTARRQFKKRFGMTFVEYARARRMGLAMKQIRVGETVMDAQLSSGYESSSGFRDAFSRIMGEAPALVENSSVLKASWLDTKLGPMIAIADEEFLFLLEFVDRRGLEREVERLREKTKSAIIPGRTQPINLIEKELTQYFNGELREFKTPLALLGSPFQKSVWHELKKIPIGQTASYSRIAESIGNPSAFRAVARANGANQLAIIIPCHRVINANGELGGYGGGLSRKRWLINHEKLIKKVLSKSR; encoded by the coding sequence GTGCTAACGTCCGATAAAAAAGAATTTTACGAAGCATTGCTTGATAAAAAAACAGAATATGAGGGCATTTTTTACGTGGGGGTCAAGACGACAGGTGTTTTCTGCCGTCCGACATGTCCGGCGCGTAAGCCAAAATTCGAGAATTGTGAATTTTTCGAGACGGCTCAGCAAGCCCTTCTTGCTTCTTTTCGTCCTTGTAAACGTTGTCGTCCGCTTTCTCATCCCAATCATGTTTCAGAGCTTGTGCGAACGCTTGTAGAAGCAGTTGAGGAAAACCCGGAGAAGCGGTGGAAGGATAAAGATTTTCAGGAATTATCCGTAGATGCTTCAACCGCCAGACGTCAATTCAAAAAGAGATTTGGAATGACTTTCGTTGAATATGCAAGGGCACGCCGTATGGGTCTGGCGATGAAACAAATCAGGGTGGGTGAAACGGTAATGGACGCCCAGCTTTCAAGCGGATATGAATCGAGCAGCGGGTTTAGGGATGCTTTTTCCCGTATTATGGGAGAGGCGCCGGCTTTGGTGGAAAATAGCAGTGTCTTAAAAGCATCATGGCTGGATACGAAGCTTGGCCCGATGATAGCAATCGCAGACGAGGAATTTTTGTTTCTTTTGGAATTTGTTGATCGCAGAGGTTTGGAACGTGAGGTAGAACGATTGAGAGAAAAGACAAAATCAGCGATCATACCAGGGCGCACGCAGCCGATCAACTTGATTGAAAAAGAGCTGACTCAGTATTTCAATGGTGAATTAAGAGAATTCAAAACGCCTTTAGCGTTACTTGGATCGCCTTTTCAGAAGAGTGTCTGGCATGAACTGAAAAAAATACCAATCGGACAAACAGCTTCTTATTCAAGAATCGCTGAATCAATTGGCAATCCCTCTGCCTTCCGGGCTGTGGCACGGGCGAATGGTGCAAATCAGCTTGCCATAATTATTCCTTGTCACCGTGTGATCAACGCAAATGGCGAATTGGGCGGCTATGGCGGCGGGCTATCCCGAAAAAGATGGTTAATTAATCATGAAAAACTGATAAAAAAAGTGTTATCAAAGTCGCGCTAA
- a CDS encoding endonuclease I family protein, whose translation MAGQEENLIEKLSEERAEAKSVYLASMKSRDYYDVNRDKEIQGSYYRDVAFDRDSLHTLLEKTHQKQLDYSPHRYVYPWVDLQENGKLKSLYSGKGMDPIEVIEEDIRMLERGAAGALAEITLNCEHVVPQSWFDRKNPMRGDLHHLFACEPTCNSSRGNSPYYDFKDYTPEAGVSGIKEGCGKSEDEKFEPEYGKGIVARATLYFLIRYQGTINSSKADQQLLLEWHQKFPVSVYEKHRNLAIYELQGNRNPFIDFPERAGELSK comes from the coding sequence ATGGCTGGACAAGAAGAGAATCTAATCGAAAAGCTTTCTGAAGAACGTGCTGAGGCAAAGTCTGTCTATTTGGCTTCAATGAAGAGTCGGGACTACTATGATGTGAATAGGGATAAAGAAATACAAGGTAGCTATTATCGCGATGTAGCATTTGATCGGGACAGCCTTCATACATTGTTGGAGAAAACTCATCAAAAGCAGTTGGATTACTCTCCCCATCGTTATGTATATCCGTGGGTAGATCTTCAGGAGAACGGCAAGCTGAAAAGCTTATACTCCGGAAAAGGCATGGATCCAATAGAAGTCATTGAAGAAGATATTCGGATGCTTGAAAGAGGAGCGGCGGGAGCTTTAGCCGAAATCACGTTGAATTGTGAACACGTTGTACCGCAATCATGGTTCGATCGGAAAAACCCAATGAGGGGAGATCTGCATCACCTGTTTGCCTGTGAACCAACCTGTAACAGCAGCCGCGGAAACAGTCCTTATTATGACTTCAAAGACTACACTCCAGAGGCTGGCGTTTCCGGAATCAAAGAAGGCTGCGGCAAGTCAGAAGATGAAAAGTTCGAGCCGGAATACGGAAAAGGAATCGTAGCCAGAGCCACCCTATACTTTTTAATCAGATACCAAGGCACAATCAACAGCTCTAAAGCAGATCAACAGCTACTATTAGAGTGGCACCAAAAATTTCCCGTATCCGTTTACGAAAAACACAGAAACCTCGCAATCTACGAATTGCAAGGTAATCGAAATCCATTTATTGATTTTCCTGAAAGGGCTGGGGAACTAAGTAAGTAA
- a CDS encoding SDR family oxidoreductase — protein sequence MNKGKKSIAVVTGVSHPKGIGAAICRKLASVGTDIFFTHWSSEVEWSQSFLKEIKELGVRCEGLEIDLSDVEASVKLLDTVTAELDFPSILVNNAAHSVRDGYEHLDAKTLDEHYSVNMRAAFLLSVEFARRFKKLNRSSGRIINMTSGQDIGPMREELAYAATKGAISAFTRSLSAELAPLGITVNAVNPGPTDSGWMTEEIKQVLSPNFLLGRVGKPDDAARLVAFLASEEAGWITGQVIHSEGGFLRS from the coding sequence ATGAATAAAGGGAAGAAATCAATAGCAGTTGTAACTGGTGTAAGCCATCCTAAAGGAATAGGAGCCGCAATTTGCCGGAAATTAGCAAGTGTGGGCACAGATATTTTCTTTACTCATTGGAGCAGCGAGGTAGAGTGGTCTCAATCTTTTTTAAAGGAGATAAAAGAATTGGGAGTACGCTGTGAAGGTTTAGAGATTGATTTATCAGACGTTGAGGCATCTGTTAAACTACTTGACACTGTTACTGCCGAATTAGATTTCCCATCTATTTTGGTTAATAACGCTGCACACTCTGTAAGAGATGGATATGAACATTTAGATGCGAAAACTTTGGATGAGCATTATTCAGTAAATATGAGAGCGGCTTTTCTCCTTTCCGTTGAATTTGCTCGGCGTTTTAAAAAATTGAATCGATCATCTGGAAGGATTATTAATATGACCTCAGGACAGGACATTGGCCCAATGAGGGAAGAATTGGCTTATGCAGCGACCAAAGGTGCAATTTCAGCCTTTACACGTTCCTTATCAGCAGAACTCGCACCATTAGGTATTACGGTAAACGCCGTTAATCCTGGCCCTACGGATTCGGGATGGATGACAGAAGAGATAAAGCAAGTGCTTTCGCCGAATTTTTTACTAGGACGCGTTGGAAAACCGGATGATGCAGCTCGTCTGGTGGCATTCCTTGCAAGTGAAGAAGCTGGGTGGATAACTGGACAAGTCATTCATTCTGAAGGGGGATTTTTACGAAGCTGA
- a CDS encoding PadR family transcriptional regulator, with translation MKELTEMLKGVLQGIVLQKIQEGETYGYEITKYLNDLGFEDIVEGTVYTILLRIEKKGLVEIEKKKSELGPMRKFYTLNANGEQELINFWQRWSFIEQKMNEIKGKRNV, from the coding sequence ATGAAAGAATTAACTGAAATGCTCAAAGGTGTTTTGCAAGGTATTGTACTTCAAAAGATTCAGGAAGGAGAAACCTACGGATATGAAATTACAAAGTACCTAAATGATTTAGGCTTTGAGGATATTGTGGAAGGAACGGTTTATACAATCCTTCTGCGAATAGAGAAAAAAGGTCTCGTGGAAATTGAGAAGAAGAAATCAGAACTTGGGCCAATGAGAAAATTTTACACGTTGAATGCTAACGGAGAGCAGGAGCTCATAAATTTTTGGCAACGATGGTCATTTATTGAACAAAAAATGAACGAAATAAAGGGGAAAAGAAATGTTTAA
- a CDS encoding ABC transporter permease encodes MNMKQYIGDTLALSNRIMRHNIRSIDTLLTVIAMPVMILLGMVYVFGGAIQIQGVSQDEYINYVLPGILLITIASGSAYTSLRINLDKTSGMFDRFKSMPISKSAVLGGQVIASVIFMLVSISAVLLVGFLIGFRSSATFSEWLLVGLLLVLFSLTVTWLSVPFGLAAGSIEGASSFSYILLGMLFVSSAFVPVDGMPKIVGIFAENQPMTPIIQTIRNLLNSNVVGNDLWVSIVWMVVIIILSYVVGIRVYKRV; translated from the coding sequence ATGAATATGAAACAATATATTGGAGACACTCTTGCACTGTCTAATCGAATTATGAGGCATAATATACGGAGTATTGACACTTTATTGACAGTTATTGCCATGCCTGTTATGATTCTTTTAGGAATGGTTTATGTATTTGGCGGAGCTATTCAAATTCAAGGAGTTTCCCAAGATGAGTACATTAATTACGTACTTCCTGGAATCTTATTAATCACGATTGCCAGCGGTTCAGCCTACACCTCTTTACGGATTAACTTAGATAAAACTTCAGGCATGTTTGACAGGTTTAAATCAATGCCTATCTCAAAATCAGCTGTATTAGGAGGTCAGGTTATAGCTTCCGTTATCTTTATGTTAGTTTCAATTAGTGCCGTTCTATTAGTAGGATTTCTTATAGGATTTAGAAGTAGTGCAACATTTTCTGAATGGCTTCTTGTGGGATTATTACTTGTTCTGTTTTCTCTCACAGTAACATGGCTTTCGGTACCTTTTGGATTGGCTGCCGGAAGTATTGAAGGGGCTAGTTCTTTCTCTTACATCTTATTGGGGATGCTTTTTGTCAGCTCCGCATTCGTTCCTGTAGACGGGATGCCAAAGATCGTGGGCATTTTCGCAGAAAATCAACCAATGACACCGATAATTCAAACAATCAGAAATCTATTGAATTCAAATGTCGTTGGTAATGACTTGTGGGTTTCCATTGTTTGGATGGTAGTGATAATCATTCTATCTTATGTAGTGGGAATACGGGTTTATAAAAGAGTATAA
- a CDS encoding ABC transporter permease subunit, with protein MNGALYWFMMKTGWKSLLGYTGGAILLVASFVALFPTMADSNQLDQLIQQYPPALQEAFGLSLGMDTLVTFLAVEHYSLMFLLVLGAYVIFTSNRLMAKLVDRGSMAYILATPVSRTKIAITQALVLLSGVLVIIAATVGAAFLSSIIFAPDSEFGSVAGFWRLNFIGLLLFFAVSGYCFLFSSLFGDERKMLAFSSGLTLLFYGLDMMGKITEDVEWLRDFTIFSLFDSSKLIESRDDLAVNTIILGAVALVTFGLAVLVFRKKSLSL; from the coding sequence ATGAATGGAGCATTGTATTGGTTTATGATGAAGACCGGGTGGAAATCGCTTTTAGGGTATACGGGAGGGGCGATCCTGTTGGTCGCCTCCTTTGTTGCTCTATTTCCGACAATGGCAGACTCCAATCAGCTTGATCAACTGATCCAACAATATCCCCCAGCTTTGCAGGAGGCATTTGGATTAAGTTTGGGGATGGACACACTCGTCACATTTCTGGCTGTTGAGCATTATAGCTTAATGTTCCTTCTTGTTCTCGGTGCCTACGTGATTTTCACGTCCAATCGCTTAATGGCAAAGCTGGTTGACCGGGGAAGTATGGCTTATATATTAGCCACTCCTGTCTCAAGAACGAAAATCGCGATCACTCAGGCTCTTGTATTGCTAAGCGGAGTTCTTGTTATCATAGCGGCAACTGTGGGAGCGGCTTTTCTAAGTTCGATTATTTTTGCTCCGGATTCTGAATTTGGCAGTGTCGCCGGATTTTGGCGGCTGAATTTCATAGGTTTGTTGTTATTCTTTGCTGTGTCGGGCTACTGCTTTCTTTTCTCGAGTCTTTTTGGGGATGAAAGGAAGATGCTGGCTTTTTCATCTGGTTTAACCCTGTTGTTCTATGGGTTGGATATGATGGGAAAAATTACGGAAGATGTAGAATGGCTACGTGATTTTACGATCTTTTCGCTGTTTGATTCAAGCAAGTTAATCGAAAGCAGAGATGACCTGGCTGTAAATACGATTATTCTTGGTGCAGTTGCGTTGGTTACGTTTGGATTAGCCGTATTGGTGTTTAGAAAGAAAAGTTTGTCGTTGTAA
- a CDS encoding DUF1048 domain-containing protein, producing the protein MFKKFLQEKREYRKFRKRINELPDEHKKAMIAIEKYMWMFAKGSGMFEYLKNILEMFEDSAKEGLSVRDIVGNDIAEFADSFLAEFPEETWIDKERKKLRNSIK; encoded by the coding sequence ATGTTTAAAAAATTTCTTCAAGAAAAACGGGAATATCGTAAATTTAGAAAAAGAATAAATGAACTGCCTGATGAACATAAAAAGGCGATGATTGCGATTGAAAAATATATGTGGATGTTTGCTAAGGGAAGCGGTATGTTCGAATATTTAAAAAATATATTAGAGATGTTTGAGGATAGTGCAAAAGAGGGCTTAAGTGTACGAGATATCGTTGGGAATGATATAGCAGAATTTGCCGATTCATTCTTAGCTGAGTTCCCGGAAGAAACTTGGATAGATAAGGAAAGGAAAAAATTGAGAAATTCGATTAAATAA
- a CDS encoding nitroreductase family protein, with protein MELYEAIKSRRSIGKVKQDEVPKALIEKILDAAVWAPNHFRTEPWRFFVLQGEGRLQLGDVLADIVKDTMDDPETEENKVRLDKNRKNPLRAPVVIAVGVEPSDNPKVIVQEEFAAVHAAVQNMLLSAHAEGLGAVWRTGDICYHKKVAEFFGLPDNGQVVGFIYLGYPDIDPKEPKKTSFESYTKWIG; from the coding sequence ATGGAATTATATGAGGCAATTAAAAGCAGAAGAAGCATAGGAAAAGTAAAACAAGATGAAGTGCCTAAAGCGTTGATTGAAAAAATTCTGGATGCAGCTGTTTGGGCGCCGAATCATTTTCGCACAGAGCCATGGCGGTTTTTTGTCCTTCAAGGAGAAGGCAGGCTTCAGCTCGGTGATGTATTAGCGGATATAGTAAAGGATACGATGGACGATCCGGAAACCGAAGAAAACAAAGTCAGACTAGATAAAAACAGAAAAAACCCATTGCGCGCACCTGTTGTCATCGCAGTTGGCGTGGAACCTAGCGACAATCCAAAAGTCATCGTGCAAGAGGAATTCGCTGCTGTACACGCTGCTGTTCAAAACATGCTTTTGTCCGCACACGCAGAAGGTTTAGGTGCGGTTTGGAGAACTGGTGATATTTGCTACCACAAAAAAGTGGCGGAATTTTTCGGCCTTCCTGATAACGGCCAGGTTGTCGGATTTATCTACTTAGGCTACCCGGACATTGATCCAAAGGAACCGAAGAAAACGAGTTTTGAATCGTATACGAAATGGATTGGTTAA
- a CDS encoding VOC family protein: MLHHIEIYVSDLEKSIDFWSWLLDDLDYSLFQKWDEGASWKYRDTYLVFVQAKEKYQDVPYHRCRVGLNHLAFHARSIEHVDQMTAKLKEKGIPILYEDKQPYAGGPQHYAVYFEDPDRIKVELVAPWSEIE, from the coding sequence TTGCTGCACCATATCGAAATCTATGTTTCAGATTTAGAGAAAAGCATTGATTTTTGGAGCTGGCTCCTCGATGACCTTGATTATTCACTGTTTCAGAAATGGGACGAAGGTGCGAGTTGGAAATACAGGGATACATATCTCGTCTTTGTTCAGGCAAAGGAAAAATATCAGGATGTTCCGTACCACAGGTGCAGAGTCGGGCTTAACCACTTGGCCTTTCATGCAAGATCGATTGAACACGTCGATCAAATGACTGCAAAATTAAAGGAAAAAGGAATCCCGATCTTATACGAGGACAAGCAACCATACGCGGGAGGTCCGCAGCATTATGCCGTCTATTTCGAGGATCCCGACCGAATCAAAGTTGAGTTGGTTGCCCCTTGGTCAGAGATAGAATAG
- a CDS encoding DJ-1/PfpI family protein, which produces MAQQWNVGIFLFDEVEVLDFAGPFEVFSVTALDDGSKPFSVKTISENGNMVSARNGLKVQPDYRLDQMREIDILIIPGGYGARVTEIHNEHVIGWISNQMAKVKLMASVCTGAFLLAKAGLLNGKRATTHWASIEQMKKDFPEVSVQQNVKFVDEGNIITSGGISAGINMSFHIVKRLLGEKTAKETARRMEYDIEI; this is translated from the coding sequence ATGGCACAGCAATGGAACGTTGGAATTTTTCTGTTTGATGAGGTAGAGGTTTTAGATTTTGCCGGACCGTTCGAGGTGTTTTCTGTCACAGCTTTGGATGACGGATCGAAGCCTTTTTCTGTGAAAACCATTTCTGAAAATGGAAATATGGTATCAGCAAGGAATGGATTAAAGGTTCAACCTGATTATCGCTTGGATCAGATGCGGGAAATAGATATCTTGATCATTCCGGGAGGCTACGGAGCAAGAGTAACAGAAATACATAATGAGCATGTTATCGGATGGATATCTAATCAAATGGCAAAGGTGAAGCTGATGGCCTCAGTTTGTACAGGGGCGTTCCTTTTAGCAAAAGCTGGGCTGCTGAACGGAAAAAGAGCAACAACGCATTGGGCGAGCATTGAACAAATGAAAAAGGATTTTCCGGAGGTTAGCGTCCAGCAAAATGTAAAATTTGTAGACGAAGGAAACATCATCACGTCAGGAGGGATTTCCGCCGGAATTAATATGTCCTTTCACATTGTGAAGCGTCTGTTAGGAGAAAAGACAGCAAAGGAAACTGCCAGACGGATGGAATATGATATAGAGATTTGA
- a CDS encoding ABC transporter ATP-binding protein, translating into MSSTVMEIKNVKKSFKGNEVLKEINITVNRGSIYALLGPNGAGKSTLLKIITGLLNSDSGRVTINNINVAENPTAVQKLFSFSSQNTTVDGVLTGYENLVLIAKLRHEPNPRNVALNLLKTFRLIDAKDKAVSNYSGGMQRRLDLAMSLVGDPEIVFLDEPTTGLDPSSRLDLWNKIKELKSQGKTIFLTTQYLDEADYLADKIVFLHDGKIIATGSPDEMKRIVGENKLFIEFNNILDLEKSSKLLQIYSPQQTNSCELSINLTEEIKTTLNIFSILTNEKIVIKSFKMITPTLDDVFMTLTKGRKS; encoded by the coding sequence ATGAGTTCAACTGTGATGGAAATTAAAAATGTAAAAAAGAGTTTTAAAGGAAATGAAGTATTGAAAGAAATAAATATCACTGTGAATAGAGGTTCCATCTATGCCTTATTAGGACCTAATGGCGCTGGGAAAAGTACACTCTTAAAAATTATTACTGGACTTCTAAATAGTGATAGTGGAAGAGTGACAATTAATAATATAAATGTTGCAGAAAACCCAACGGCTGTACAAAAGTTATTTAGTTTTAGTTCACAAAATACAACCGTCGACGGTGTACTCACTGGTTATGAAAACTTAGTTTTAATCGCAAAATTGAGACATGAGCCTAATCCGAGAAATGTCGCTTTAAACTTGTTGAAAACCTTTAGGCTGATTGATGCAAAAGATAAAGCTGTTTCAAATTATTCAGGAGGCATGCAACGCCGGCTTGATTTAGCAATGAGTTTAGTTGGAGATCCGGAAATCGTTTTTCTAGACGAACCTACTACTGGACTAGATCCAAGCAGTAGACTCGATCTTTGGAATAAGATTAAAGAGTTGAAGTCACAAGGGAAAACAATCTTTCTAACGACGCAATATTTAGATGAAGCGGATTATTTGGCTGATAAAATTGTGTTTTTGCACGATGGCAAAATAATAGCGACTGGAAGTCCAGATGAAATGAAACGTATAGTGGGAGAAAACAAATTATTTATTGAATTTAATAATATCCTAGATCTCGAGAAATCATCAAAACTTTTACAAATATACTCTCCTCAACAAACGAATAGCTGCGAACTCTCCATTAATTTAACAGAGGAAATAAAGACCACTTTGAATATTTTCAGTATTCTAACTAATGAAAAAATTGTAATTAAGAGCTTCAAAATGATTACCCCGACTCTTGATGATGTTTTTATGACACTTACGAAAGGAAGAAAATCATGA
- a CDS encoding cation diffusion facilitator family transporter: MGHSHSHDHHHGHGHHSSTNKSALRLSFLIIASYMIIEIIGGLLTNSLALLSDAGHMLSDAAALGLSYFAMVFGERKASFSKTFGYRRFEIVAAFLNGLTLLLISLYIFWEAYQRILQPAEVISSGMLVVSFIGLIVNVCAAYILMRGDKDENLNVRSAFLHVLGDLFGSVGAIAAALLIMFFGWSYADPIASVLVALLIVISGYRVLKDSFHILMEGTPIQIDVEKVKNSLLAMDGVKSIHDLHIWSISSDFPALSCHMVVEENFSHQLLLEKTQVMLSQQFHLKHTTIQLDKDGGSCCGEDHCN, translated from the coding sequence ATGGGACATTCTCACAGTCATGATCATCACCATGGTCATGGTCATCATTCTAGCACCAACAAATCAGCATTAAGGCTTTCCTTTCTAATTATCGCCTCGTACATGATCATCGAGATCATCGGCGGACTTCTTACGAACAGCCTTGCACTGCTGTCCGATGCTGGTCATATGCTTAGTGACGCAGCTGCCCTTGGATTGAGCTACTTTGCAATGGTCTTCGGAGAAAGAAAGGCTTCCTTCTCCAAAACCTTTGGCTACCGGCGCTTTGAGATTGTAGCTGCTTTTCTGAATGGTTTGACGCTGCTTCTTATCTCTCTTTATATTTTTTGGGAAGCGTATCAACGAATTCTTCAGCCGGCTGAAGTGATCAGCTCCGGAATGCTTGTCGTTTCTTTCATTGGTCTTATTGTCAATGTTTGTGCCGCCTACATTTTAATGCGGGGGGACAAAGATGAGAATTTAAACGTAAGAAGTGCATTTCTCCATGTGTTAGGAGATCTGTTCGGATCTGTCGGTGCAATAGCTGCTGCCCTGCTTATTATGTTCTTCGGATGGAGTTACGCGGATCCGATTGCTAGTGTCTTGGTTGCCCTTCTTATCGTGATCAGCGGTTATCGGGTCTTAAAGGATTCATTTCATATTCTTATGGAAGGGACGCCAATACAAATCGATGTGGAAAAAGTGAAAAATTCCTTGCTAGCCATGGATGGAGTAAAGAGTATTCACGATTTGCATATTTGGTCGATTTCTTCAGACTTCCCAGCACTTAGCTGCCATATGGTCGTTGAAGAAAATTTCTCCCATCAGCTGCTATTAGAAAAAACTCAGGTCATGCTTTCACAGCAATTTCACCTGAAGCATACCACGATTCAGCTTGATAAAGATGGCGGGTCATGCTGCGGTGAAGATCATTGTAACTAA